The proteins below come from a single Oryzomicrobium terrae genomic window:
- the sdhD gene encoding succinate dehydrogenase, hydrophobic membrane anchor protein, giving the protein MVNRIVVGAGYGLRDWIAQRATAVIMAVYTVILLVAVVANGGSTFEAWHALFANGFMKFATFLALLSLFYHAWIGVRDIFMDYIKPTGLRLGLMVVLIAALVGYAGWAAQILWRL; this is encoded by the coding sequence GTGGTAAATCGTATCGTTGTTGGGGCTGGTTACGGCCTGCGCGACTGGATTGCCCAGCGCGCCACTGCGGTCATCATGGCCGTCTATACCGTCATTCTGCTGGTGGCTGTCGTCGCCAATGGCGGTAGCACTTTTGAAGCCTGGCACGCTCTGTTTGCCAACGGTTTCATGAAGTTCGCCACCTTCCTGGCGCTTCTGTCCCTCTTCTACCACGCCTGGATCGGCGTGCGCGACATCTTCATGGACTACATCAAGCCGACCGGTCTGCGCCTCGGTCTGATGGTGGTCTTGATCGCCGCCCTGGTGGGCTATGCCGGCTGGGCCGCCCAGATTCTGTGGAGACTGTAA
- the odhB gene encoding 2-oxoglutarate dehydrogenase complex dihydrolipoyllysine-residue succinyltransferase has product MIIDVKVPQLSESVSEATLVSWHKKEGEAVARDENLIDIETDKVVLELPAPDAGVIVKLIKGNGDTVVSGEVIAQIDTEAKAGAAAPAAKAEVPAAKAAPVAAAPAASAPAAAGVAMPAARKILDEKGIAAGDVTGTGRGGRVTKEDALGAQAKPAAGPVVAAAAKSALPTPPVAVNLGDRPEQRVPMTRLRARIAERLLQSKNDNAILTTFNEVNMAPVMSLRKQYGEKFEKEHGVRLGFMGFFVKAAVAALKKYPILNASVDGNDIVYHGYIDIGIAVGSPRGLVVPIIRDADQMSIADIEKKIAEFGQKAKDGKLSIEELSGGTFSISNGGVFGSMLSTPIINPPQSAILGIHATKDRAVVENGQVVVRPINYLAMSYDHRIIDGREAVLGLVTMKEALEDPARLLLGV; this is encoded by the coding sequence ATGATTATTGACGTCAAAGTTCCGCAACTCTCGGAATCCGTTTCCGAAGCGACCCTGGTTTCCTGGCACAAGAAGGAAGGCGAAGCGGTTGCCCGCGACGAGAACCTGATCGACATCGAAACCGACAAGGTCGTGCTCGAACTGCCTGCTCCGGATGCCGGCGTTATCGTGAAACTGATCAAGGGTAACGGCGACACCGTCGTATCCGGTGAAGTGATCGCCCAGATCGACACCGAAGCCAAGGCCGGCGCTGCCGCTCCTGCCGCCAAGGCCGAAGTCCCTGCTGCCAAGGCTGCTCCCGTGGCCGCCGCTCCGGCGGCTTCCGCCCCGGCCGCCGCCGGTGTGGCCATGCCGGCCGCACGCAAGATCCTTGACGAGAAGGGCATCGCCGCCGGCGACGTGACCGGCACCGGCCGTGGTGGCCGTGTCACCAAGGAAGACGCCCTGGGCGCCCAGGCCAAGCCTGCCGCTGGCCCGGTGGTCGCGGCTGCTGCCAAGTCTGCGCTGCCGACCCCGCCGGTGGCTGTGAACCTGGGCGATCGCCCGGAGCAGCGCGTGCCGATGACCCGCCTGCGTGCCCGCATCGCCGAGCGTCTGCTGCAGTCCAAGAACGACAACGCCATCCTGACCACCTTCAACGAGGTGAACATGGCGCCAGTGATGTCCCTGCGCAAGCAGTACGGCGAGAAGTTCGAGAAAGAGCATGGCGTGCGTCTGGGCTTCATGGGCTTCTTCGTCAAGGCTGCCGTGGCTGCCCTGAAGAAGTATCCGATCCTGAACGCCTCCGTGGACGGTAACGACATCGTCTATCACGGCTACATCGACATCGGTATCGCCGTGGGTTCTCCCCGTGGCCTGGTGGTGCCGATCATTCGTGACGCCGACCAGATGTCCATCGCCGACATCGAGAAAAAGATTGCCGAGTTCGGCCAGAAGGCCAAGGACGGCAAGCTGTCCATCGAAGAACTGTCCGGTGGCACCTTCTCCATCTCCAACGGCGGTGTGTTCGGCTCCATGCTCTCCACCCCCATCATCAACCCGCCCCAGTCCGCGATCCTCGGCATCCACGCCACCAAGGACCGGGCCGTGGTCGAGAATGGTCAAGTGGTGGTGCGTCCGATCAACTACCTGGCCATGTCCTATGACCACCGGATCATCGACGGCCGTGAAGCCGTGCTGGGTCTGGTGACCATGAAGGAAGCCCTGGAAGATCCGGCCCGCCTGCTGCTCGGCGTCTAA
- the sdhA gene encoding succinate dehydrogenase flavoprotein subunit: MNIPVHKYDAVIVGAGGAGLRAAIQLSEAGLKTAVLSKVFPTRSHTVAAQGGVAASLGNSEEDHWHWHMYDTVKGSDWLGDQDAIEFMCRKANEVVVELEHYGMPFDRLDNGKIYQRPFGGHMSNFGERPVRRSCAAADRTGHAMLHAMYQRNVKANTQFFVEWMALDLIRDVDGTVLGVTALEMETGEVHIFHAKATLFATGGAGRIFYSSTNAFINTGDGVGMAARAGIPLEDMEFWQFHPTGVAGAGVLITEGVRGEGGILRNSSGERFMERYAPNAKDLASRDVVSRAMATEIKEGRGCGPNKDFVLLDITHLEPATIMKRLPGIREIAIQFAGVDPIKTPIPVVPTCHYQMGGIPTNYSGRVVVPQGGDYNVAVPGFYAAGECACASVHGANRLGTNSLLDLLVFGKSSGETMVEDIKAMPASHRELPKDAADVSLARIARLDSQKSGENVHEARLAMQRTMQDHAGVFRFKDMLAKGVEKIAEVEERVKRTEIKDKSKVWNTARTEALELENLIEVAKATMVSANGRTESRGAHVRDDAVDTPEHPDGRNDQEWLKHTLWHRDGNRLDYKPVNMKPLTVETIALKKRAY, translated from the coding sequence GTGAATATTCCCGTTCATAAGTACGATGCAGTGATCGTCGGTGCCGGTGGTGCCGGCCTGCGCGCTGCCATCCAGCTGTCCGAAGCCGGTCTCAAAACCGCCGTGCTGTCCAAAGTCTTCCCGACCCGCTCCCACACCGTGGCAGCTCAGGGTGGGGTGGCTGCATCCCTCGGCAACTCCGAGGAAGATCACTGGCACTGGCACATGTACGACACCGTCAAGGGGTCCGACTGGCTCGGCGACCAGGACGCCATCGAGTTCATGTGCCGCAAGGCCAATGAAGTGGTGGTCGAGCTTGAGCACTACGGCATGCCTTTCGACCGTCTGGACAACGGCAAGATCTATCAGCGCCCCTTCGGTGGCCACATGTCCAACTTTGGCGAGCGCCCCGTACGTCGCTCCTGTGCCGCGGCCGACCGTACCGGTCACGCCATGCTGCACGCCATGTACCAGCGCAACGTCAAGGCCAACACCCAGTTCTTCGTCGAATGGATGGCCCTGGACCTGATCCGCGATGTGGATGGCACCGTGCTCGGCGTCACCGCCCTGGAAATGGAAACCGGCGAAGTCCACATCTTCCACGCCAAGGCGACCCTGTTCGCCACCGGCGGCGCCGGCCGTATCTTCTACAGCTCCACCAACGCCTTCATCAACACCGGCGACGGTGTCGGCATGGCGGCGCGTGCCGGCATCCCGCTCGAAGACATGGAGTTCTGGCAGTTCCACCCGACCGGCGTGGCCGGCGCCGGCGTGCTGATCACCGAAGGCGTGCGTGGCGAAGGCGGTATTCTGCGCAACTCCTCCGGCGAGCGTTTCATGGAACGCTACGCACCGAATGCCAAGGATCTGGCCTCCCGCGACGTGGTGTCCCGCGCCATGGCCACGGAAATCAAGGAAGGTCGCGGCTGCGGTCCCAACAAGGATTTCGTGCTGCTCGACATCACTCACCTGGAACCGGCCACTATCATGAAGCGCCTGCCCGGCATTCGTGAAATTGCCATCCAGTTCGCCGGTGTTGATCCGATCAAGACCCCGATTCCGGTGGTGCCGACCTGTCACTACCAGATGGGCGGTATCCCCACCAACTACTCCGGTCGTGTGGTGGTTCCCCAGGGCGGCGACTACAACGTGGCCGTGCCCGGCTTCTATGCTGCTGGCGAATGCGCCTGCGCTTCGGTGCACGGTGCCAACCGCCTCGGTACCAACTCCTTGCTCGACCTGCTGGTGTTCGGCAAGTCCTCCGGCGAGACCATGGTCGAGGACATCAAGGCCATGCCTGCGTCGCACCGCGAACTGCCTAAGGATGCGGCCGACGTGTCCTTGGCCCGGATCGCCCGCCTCGATTCGCAGAAGTCCGGCGAAAACGTGCATGAAGCTCGCCTCGCCATGCAGCGCACCATGCAGGATCACGCCGGTGTGTTCCGCTTCAAGGACATGCTGGCCAAGGGGGTGGAAAAGATCGCCGAGGTGGAAGAGCGGGTCAAACGTACCGAGATCAAGGATAAGTCCAAGGTCTGGAATACCGCCCGTACCGAAGCTCTGGAACTGGAAAACCTGATCGAGGTTGCCAAGGCCACCATGGTCTCCGCCAATGGCCGTACCGAATCCCGCGGCGCCCACGTGCGCGACGACGCAGTGGATACCCCGGAACATCCCGATGGCCGCAACGACCAGGAATGGCTGAAGCACACCCTATGGCATCGCGACGGCAACCGTCTCGACTACAAGCCGGTGAACATGAAGCCCCTGACGGTCGAGACGATCGCCCTGAAGAAGCGCGCCTACTAA
- the sdhC gene encoding succinate dehydrogenase, cytochrome b556 subunit yields MAELTMKKKRPKNLDLLSIKQPLPAVLSILHRVSGAGLFLFLPVLLWLFQSSLASPDSFAMVKGLAGNIVVKVVLLGLLWAYCHHFCAGIRYLLLDGHIGIEKEAARMTSKISFAVSLVATAILGGALLW; encoded by the coding sequence ATGGCTGAGCTCACCATGAAGAAGAAACGTCCAAAGAACTTGGACCTCCTGTCGATCAAGCAGCCGCTTCCGGCTGTGCTGTCGATTCTCCATCGCGTCAGCGGTGCGGGCCTGTTCCTGTTCCTGCCGGTGCTGCTGTGGTTGTTCCAAAGCAGTCTTGCATCGCCTGATTCCTTCGCCATGGTGAAGGGGTTGGCCGGGAATATCGTCGTCAAGGTGGTGCTGCTCGGTCTGCTGTGGGCCTATTGCCATCATTTCTGCGCCGGTATCCGCTATCTGCTGCTCGACGGTCACATCGGCATCGAGAAGGAAGCCGCTCGGATGACCAGCAAAATCTCTTTTGCCGTCAGCCTCGTGGCCACGGCGATCCTCGGGGGGGCGCTGCTGTGGTAA
- the gltA gene encoding citrate synthase, whose protein sequence is MSERKAILTIEGKDPVEFPIMSPTHGNDTIDIRTLGGKTGFFTYDSGFLSTASCKSKITFIDGDKGELLYRGYPIEQLAENCNFLEVAYLLKNGELPNKKEKEQFESTIKSHTMVHEQLAKFFSGFRRDAHPMAVMVGVVGALSAFYHEAMDFSDAEHRSISFNRLVAKLPTIVAMAYKYNTGQPFMYPRNDLGYTANFMHMMFGTPCEEYKPNPVLVRALDIIFTLHADHEQNASTSTVRLAGSSGANPFACIAAGIACLWGPAHGGANEACLNMLEEIGDVSRVPEFIARAKDKNDPFKLMGFGHRVYKNFDPRAKLMRKVCNEVLTELGLENDRLFKLAMELEKIALEDPYFVEKKLYPNVDFYSGIVQKALGIPTSMFTCIFALARTVGWMTQWEEMITDPEYKIGRPRQLYVGAAKRDVVPLDKRA, encoded by the coding sequence ATGAGCGAACGCAAGGCTATTCTCACGATTGAAGGCAAGGACCCGGTCGAATTTCCCATCATGTCGCCGACCCACGGCAACGACACGATCGACATTCGCACCCTCGGCGGCAAAACCGGGTTTTTCACCTACGACTCCGGTTTTCTTTCCACTGCTAGCTGCAAATCCAAGATCACCTTCATCGACGGTGACAAGGGTGAGTTGCTGTACCGCGGCTACCCCATCGAGCAGCTGGCCGAAAACTGCAACTTCCTCGAAGTCGCCTATCTGCTGAAGAACGGCGAACTGCCCAACAAGAAAGAAAAGGAACAGTTCGAGTCCACCATCAAGAGCCACACGATGGTGCACGAGCAACTGGCCAAGTTCTTCAGCGGCTTCCGTCGCGATGCACACCCGATGGCCGTGATGGTCGGCGTGGTGGGTGCCCTGTCCGCCTTCTACCACGAAGCAATGGACTTCTCTGACGCCGAGCACCGTAGCATCAGCTTCAACCGCCTGGTCGCCAAGCTGCCCACCATCGTGGCCATGGCGTACAAGTACAACACCGGGCAGCCGTTCATGTATCCCCGCAACGACCTGGGCTACACCGCCAACTTCATGCACATGATGTTCGGTACGCCCTGCGAGGAGTACAAGCCGAACCCCGTGCTGGTCCGCGCTCTGGACATCATCTTCACCCTGCACGCTGACCACGAGCAGAATGCTTCCACCTCCACGGTGCGTCTGGCCGGCTCTTCCGGTGCCAACCCCTTTGCCTGTATCGCCGCTGGTATCGCCTGCCTGTGGGGTCCGGCTCACGGCGGTGCCAACGAGGCCTGCCTGAACATGCTGGAAGAGATCGGCGACGTGTCCCGCGTGCCCGAGTTCATCGCCCGCGCCAAGGACAAGAACGATCCCTTCAAGCTGATGGGCTTCGGTCACCGCGTCTATAAGAACTTCGACCCGCGCGCCAAGCTGATGCGCAAGGTGTGCAACGAAGTGCTGACCGAACTCGGCCTGGAAAACGATCGCCTGTTCAAGCTGGCAATGGAACTGGAAAAGATCGCTCTGGAAGATCCGTACTTCGTCGAGAAGAAGCTCTACCCGAACGTGGACTTCTACTCCGGCATCGTGCAGAAGGCCCTCGGCATCCCGACCTCCATGTTCACCTGCATCTTCGCCCTGGCTCGGACCGTGGGCTGGATGACCCAGTGGGAAGAGATGATCACCGATCCGGAATACAAGATCGGCCGGCCGCGCCAGCTGTACGTCGGCGCTGCCAAGCGCGACGTGGTGCCGCTCGACAAGCGTGCATAA
- a CDS encoding succinate dehydrogenase assembly factor 2 — protein sequence MSLTQEELNRLRWRCVRRGLLEVDITLERFLDEKFSSLNDEQVQVFVELADMDDHELWGLINGTLEPATPQEAEVLAMLRK from the coding sequence GTGAGTCTTACGCAAGAGGAACTGAATCGTCTGCGCTGGCGCTGCGTTCGCCGCGGCCTGCTTGAAGTCGACATCACGCTGGAAAGATTTCTCGACGAGAAATTCTCCAGCCTGAACGACGAGCAGGTCCAGGTGTTCGTGGAATTGGCAGACATGGACGATCACGAGCTCTGGGGGCTGATCAACGGCACCCTGGAGCCGGCAACACCGCAAGAGGCCGAAGTACTGGCCATGTTGCGCAAGTAG
- a CDS encoding succinate dehydrogenase iron-sulfur subunit, translating to MATVKFSIYRYDPDKDDKPYMQDISVELDSTDRKLLDAMVKLKALDDTLAFRRSCREGVCGSDAMNINGKNGLACLTDIDSLAQPIVLRPLPGLPVVRDLIVDMTQFFKQYHSIKPYLINNDPAPERERLQSPEDREELNGLYECILCACCSTSCPSFWWNPDKFVGPAGLLAAYRFLADTRDQATNERLDNLEDPYRLFRCHTIMNCVDVCPKGLNPTKAIGKIKDMMVQRMV from the coding sequence ATGGCTACCGTGAAGTTTTCTATCTACCGCTACGATCCGGACAAGGACGACAAGCCGTACATGCAGGACATTTCGGTGGAACTGGATTCCACCGATCGCAAGCTCCTGGATGCCATGGTCAAGCTGAAGGCCCTGGACGATACCCTGGCTTTCCGTCGCTCCTGCCGTGAAGGTGTGTGCGGTTCCGACGCCATGAACATCAATGGCAAGAACGGCCTGGCCTGTCTGACCGATATCGACAGCCTGGCCCAGCCGATCGTGCTGCGGCCGCTGCCGGGTCTGCCGGTGGTTCGCGATCTGATCGTGGACATGACGCAGTTCTTCAAGCAATACCACTCGATCAAGCCCTATCTGATCAACAACGATCCGGCTCCGGAGCGCGAGCGGCTGCAATCCCCGGAAGACCGGGAAGAACTGAACGGGCTGTATGAGTGCATCCTGTGCGCCTGCTGCTCCACGTCCTGCCCGTCGTTCTGGTGGAACCCGGACAAGTTCGTCGGCCCTGCCGGTCTGTTGGCGGCCTACCGCTTCCTGGCCGATACCCGCGACCAGGCAACCAACGAGCGTCTCGACAATCTTGAAGACCCGTACCGTCTGTTCCGCTGCCACACCATCATGAACTGCGTCGATGTCTGCCCGAAGGGTCTCAACCCGACCAAGGCCATCGGCAAGATCAAGGACATGATGGTTCAGCGGATGGTCTGA
- a CDS encoding GntR family transcriptional regulator gives MNRTPAASPTFSPLYRQIKELMMKSLEAGEWHPGDAIPSETELASRFNVSQGTVRKAIDEMAAENLLVRRQGKGTFVATHADPRAFFRFLRLVPIEGGLQPHDSEPLDCIRVKAGVDAARVLDLEHGAPVTIVHRLLRFEGEPVVVDEIYLPGELFPDLTLDVLQSSDKSLYSLFESRYGVRMLRAEERIRAVAAERGVAERLQVPEGSPLLLVERVTYTYGNKPVEWRRGFYSTQKHVYLNELN, from the coding sequence ATGAATCGCACGCCTGCTGCATCTCCGACTTTCTCGCCGCTCTACCGGCAGATCAAGGAGCTGATGATGAAAAGCCTGGAAGCCGGAGAATGGCATCCGGGCGATGCCATCCCCAGCGAAACCGAGCTGGCGTCGCGCTTTAACGTGAGCCAGGGGACGGTGCGCAAGGCTATCGATGAGATGGCAGCAGAGAATCTGCTGGTGCGTCGCCAGGGTAAGGGTACCTTTGTCGCGACCCATGCCGATCCCCGCGCGTTTTTCCGTTTCTTGCGCCTGGTGCCGATCGAGGGGGGCTTGCAGCCCCACGACAGCGAGCCGCTTGACTGCATTCGCGTCAAGGCTGGTGTCGATGCCGCCCGTGTTCTCGATCTCGAACACGGCGCGCCGGTGACCATCGTGCATCGCCTGCTTCGCTTTGAGGGCGAGCCGGTGGTAGTCGATGAAATCTATCTTCCCGGGGAGTTGTTCCCCGATCTCACTCTGGACGTTCTCCAGTCCAGCGATAAATCCCTCTATAGCCTGTTCGAGTCCCGTTACGGGGTACGCATGCTCCGTGCCGAGGAGCGCATCCGCGCTGTGGCTGCCGAGCGTGGCGTGGCTGAGCGGCTTCAGGTTCCGGAGGGTAGCCCCTTGCTTCTGGTCGAGCGCGTCACCTACACCTATGGCAACAAGCCGGTGGAGTGGCGGCGCGGCTTCTATTCGACCCAGAAGCACGTGTACCTCAACGAATTGAATTGA
- a CDS encoding 2-oxoglutarate dehydrogenase E1 component, with protein sequence MMMEMFGNSYLFGGNAPFVEELYENYLDNPASVPDEWRDYFDKLVQMPGFVSRDVPHAPVLAAFADMGKQTYQRAGGAQVDEKKQVAALQLINAYRFLGNRWAQLDPLKRHERPELQELEPAHYGFTEGDLNKSFNSGSFAAVGDQATLKDILDAAKETYCSSIGVEYMHLTATQEKRWIQARLEPIRGKGQYSAEHKKRLLERLTAAETLERYLHTRYVGQKRFSLEGGDSLIVAMDELLNVGGSKGVEEIVIGMAHRGRLNVLVNTLGKAPSMLFAEFEGKKASDLSSGDVKYHNGFSSDVGTPGGPVHLTLAFNPSHLEIVNPVVEGSVYARQRRRGAEGKDKVVPVLIHGDAAVAGQGVNQEMLNFSQTRGYGTGGTVHIIVNNQIGFTTSDPRDLRSSLYCTDVFKMVESPIFHVNGDDPEAVALVTQLALEFRQEFKKDVVIDIICFRKLGHNEQDEPMVTQPLMYKKVQAHPGTRKLYAEKLQTQGVIAEGDADQMIKDYRAALDEGRLVHNPVLADFKREFANDWTPYQTKKYLENADTSVPQTELKRLAKALTTIPANFTLHSRVQKIVEDRRAMGEGKLPVDWGMGENLAYATLLAQGFGVRLSGEDVGRGTFFHRHAVFHDQNRERWDAGIYLPLAHLQEKQGYFQCFDSVLSEEAVLAFEYGYATAEPNELVVWEGQFGDFANGAQVVIDQFLCSGEAKWGRLCGLVMLLPHGYEGQGPEHSSARLERYLQLSAEQNWEVCVPSTPAQIFHLLRRQMVRKQRKPLVVMSPKSLLRHKEAISTLAELSKGKFQPLIGETDASIDPKKVTRVVACSGKIYYELLAARRERKLNNVALIRVEQLYPFPDAQYAAELKKYPKAKEVVWCQEEPTNQGAWYSTLHHFERGLQSGQSLYLAARPAAAAPAVGYLAKHNEQQKAVIDAALGKLK encoded by the coding sequence ATGATGATGGAGATGTTTGGCAATTCCTACCTCTTCGGCGGCAATGCGCCGTTCGTCGAGGAACTGTATGAAAACTACCTGGACAATCCGGCGTCCGTGCCCGACGAGTGGCGCGACTACTTCGACAAGCTGGTGCAAATGCCCGGCTTCGTCAGCCGCGATGTCCCCCACGCCCCCGTGCTGGCCGCTTTCGCCGACATGGGCAAGCAAACCTACCAGCGCGCTGGTGGTGCCCAGGTTGATGAGAAGAAGCAGGTCGCTGCACTGCAGCTGATCAATGCCTACCGCTTCCTCGGCAACCGCTGGGCTCAACTCGACCCGCTCAAGCGCCACGAGCGCCCCGAGCTGCAAGAGCTGGAGCCTGCCCACTATGGCTTCACCGAAGGTGACCTGAACAAGAGCTTCAATAGCGGCTCCTTCGCCGCTGTGGGCGATCAGGCCACCCTCAAGGACATTCTCGATGCCGCCAAGGAGACTTATTGTTCTTCCATCGGCGTGGAGTACATGCACCTCACCGCTACCCAGGAAAAGCGTTGGATCCAGGCCCGTCTCGAGCCGATCCGCGGCAAGGGCCAGTATTCCGCCGAGCACAAGAAGCGTCTGCTGGAGCGTCTGACCGCCGCCGAAACCCTGGAGCGCTACCTGCACACCCGCTACGTCGGCCAGAAGCGCTTCTCCCTGGAAGGTGGCGACAGCCTGATCGTGGCTATGGACGAACTGCTCAACGTGGGTGGTTCCAAGGGCGTTGAGGAAATCGTCATCGGCATGGCCCACCGCGGCCGTTTGAACGTGCTGGTGAACACCCTGGGCAAGGCGCCTTCCATGCTCTTCGCCGAGTTCGAAGGCAAGAAGGCTTCCGACCTGTCCTCCGGCGACGTCAAGTACCACAATGGCTTCTCGTCCGACGTCGGCACCCCGGGCGGTCCGGTCCACCTGACCCTGGCCTTCAACCCGTCCCACCTGGAAATCGTGAACCCGGTGGTCGAGGGGTCGGTCTATGCCCGCCAGCGCCGCCGCGGCGCCGAAGGCAAGGACAAGGTCGTGCCGGTGCTGATCCATGGCGATGCCGCCGTGGCTGGCCAGGGCGTGAACCAGGAGATGCTCAACTTCTCCCAGACCCGCGGTTACGGTACGGGCGGCACGGTGCACATCATCGTGAACAACCAGATCGGCTTTACCACCTCCGATCCTCGCGACCTGCGCTCCTCCCTGTACTGCACCGACGTGTTCAAGATGGTCGAATCCCCCATCTTCCACGTCAATGGCGACGACCCCGAGGCCGTGGCCCTGGTGACCCAGCTGGCCCTGGAATTCCGTCAGGAATTCAAGAAGGACGTGGTCATCGACATCATCTGCTTCCGCAAGCTCGGCCACAACGAGCAGGACGAGCCGATGGTGACCCAGCCCCTGATGTACAAGAAGGTCCAGGCGCACCCCGGTACCCGCAAGCTGTATGCCGAAAAGCTGCAGACCCAGGGCGTCATCGCCGAAGGTGATGCGGACCAGATGATCAAGGACTACCGCGCAGCCCTGGACGAAGGCCGTCTGGTGCACAACCCGGTGCTGGCCGACTTCAAGCGCGAGTTCGCCAACGACTGGACCCCTTACCAGACCAAGAAGTACCTGGAAAACGCCGATACCTCGGTGCCCCAGACCGAGCTCAAGCGTCTGGCGAAGGCCCTCACCACCATCCCGGCCAACTTCACCCTGCACTCCCGTGTGCAGAAGATCGTCGAGGATCGTCGCGCCATGGGCGAGGGTAAGCTGCCGGTGGATTGGGGTATGGGTGAAAACCTCGCCTACGCGACCCTGCTTGCCCAGGGCTTCGGCGTGCGCCTGTCCGGCGAGGACGTCGGTCGCGGCACTTTCTTCCACCGTCACGCCGTGTTCCACGACCAGAACCGGGAACGCTGGGACGCCGGCATCTACCTGCCGCTCGCCCACCTGCAGGAAAAGCAGGGCTACTTCCAGTGCTTCGATTCCGTGCTGTCCGAAGAAGCCGTGTTGGCGTTCGAATACGGCTATGCCACTGCTGAACCCAACGAGCTGGTGGTCTGGGAAGGCCAGTTCGGCGACTTCGCCAACGGTGCCCAAGTGGTGATCGACCAGTTCCTCTGCTCCGGCGAGGCTAAGTGGGGTCGTCTGTGCGGTCTGGTGATGCTGCTGCCCCACGGCTATGAAGGCCAGGGTCCGGAGCACTCCTCGGCCCGCCTCGAGCGCTACCTGCAGCTGTCCGCCGAGCAGAACTGGGAAGTCTGCGTGCCCTCCACCCCGGCTCAGATCTTCCACCTGCTGCGTCGCCAGATGGTACGCAAGCAGCGTAAGCCGCTGGTGGTGATGTCGCCCAAGTCTCTGCTGCGCCACAAGGAAGCCATTTCCACTCTGGCCGAGTTGTCCAAGGGCAAGTTCCAGCCGCTCATCGGTGAAACCGACGCCAGCATCGATCCGAAGAAGGTGACCCGCGTGGTGGCCTGCTCCGGCAAGATCTACTACGAACTGCTGGCTGCCCGTCGCGAGCGTAAGCTGAACAACGTCGCCCTGATCCGTGTGGAACAGCTGTACCCGTTCCCCGACGCCCAGTACGCGGCCGAGTTGAAGAAGTACCCCAAGGCCAAAGAAGTGGTGTGGTGCCAGGAAGAGCCCACCAACCAAGGCGCTTGGTACTCCACCCTGCACCACTTCGAGCGCGGCCTGCAGTCCGGCCAATCGTTGTACCTGGCGGCTCGTCCCGCGGCGGCAGCGCCGGCGGTGGGCTACTTGGCCAAGCACAACGAGCAGCAAAAGGCCGTGATCGACGCCGCTCTCGGCAAACTCAAGTAA